tttgcttgtatacatTGCTATTTCGTATGTTATTGATTTGTACTTTGTATTTATCTTATCTTGGTTGCAATTGCTCGTTTTATTTTTTCACTATTGTATTCAATATCGCTTGTTACGAGTATTAACATCGTGTTTTATTGTTTCatgttagattaatttatttcaatgcaTAAATTACGATTTTTAAATAAGCAAAATCTCGTATTTAGATTtgagaaggtcgtaccctaacttactgagtctcgattttcacaataaataaatacacgaatcttttcaaactcaagttttaaatgatctcgggatttGAAAAAAgaatcgcgtcctaacttactggttgtGATATCGCTTTTAAATCTGAGATAgctaaaatactttttaaataagcatttttttgcGTATTGGGAATTCgagatattgtgtcctaacttactggatacgattctctttctcgattaacgtaaaatatgcttcttttcccaaaaaaatTAATGTTCAATACAAAGATcgtatctttaaaatttttccaagttttcaattctcgacatcaagacattaactaatcaactaggtaccaatttttgggcgttacgagggtgctaatccttcctcatacgtaaccgactcccgaactcatttttctaaatttcgcaAACCAAtctctttgttttaataaaattaaattgtttattaaaaataacctcttttcaaggtgatccaatcacaccttatcaaaaaagattgccggcgactcctgttttcgtttttaaaattcaagtcgacCCCTTTTTTTATCCAAAACTAGTGTCAACATgagcttaattatttttttaattgaggaCTTTTTAGACCCTTGAACTTTTACAGCAACTTATGAAGCATCTTACCTGAGGCTTTCACCGACCCATGATGGAAGCTTATTTGGGGTTTGAGAGGTTAATAGTGAATTAAGTTATTCTTATGGCTTGTTTTTCATGGGAAAATCTTGAAAAATGAAGGAAGGGTGAGAAGACATGAGTTTTAGTGCTATatgcatattttgtgagtgtgctATTGAGGATATAACTTATATTCTCGGGAGTTATTTTTGGGCTATTTTGACATGGATGGATCTAATAACTAAGGTTGATAAGTCTAACGagttttttaattttgagtttaggaATTAGATGGCTTTGAATATGAATGACAGAGATATGTTGTTTGGGTCCGTTTGTTGGGAACTTTGGAAATAGAGCAATGCTTTGTTATTTGATGAAAACTTTGTTGAAACTGAGAGCATTATGGACAGAAGCTTGCGTCTTAAACATGAAGTTGTTTATGTGTTATAGATGGCATCAAATGTTATAGGGAATGATAAGAGGACATGGAGAATGATTCGGTGGGTGCCACCTCTTGATGggttcatgaaaatcaactcaGATGGAGTTTATTAAGGTAGGAATGGGCTTTGGCAACATCGCGTGGGCCTATGAAGGACATCATCAGCAATTGGATATGGGGTTATGCAAGGAATATAGCAGGGGCGATgccaaataattattttaggagttcgaaattaaattattatttttataattataaaaatgtaattttattattttaattgcgtatatatttataattttaaaagattaaattaaaaatttatcaattttaaagggtcaaaatataattttatttttattaatttaaaacttaaaaaattttaaaaaatctaactgaaaatttttttattttagagagAATTGGGATCAGTCAGCTCCCCTAACTACGCCCATAGAATATAGGTTACTGTAATGTGTACGATACTAAACTTTGGGGAGCTTTCGATGTGCTTGATAAGGCAAGGAAGATAGGTGCTCGTCGGATTATTTGGAGCTTGGCAACTTAGCGGTTGTTAATCAATAAAGGAGATGATTAGATGATAGTAATGCTAATGCTTTGCTTCGACGTATATGGTAGGAAGGGAATGGAAGGTGGTTATCCAGCCTGCTGACAGAAAAAGTAACTTTCTAGCCGACGATTTAGCTACTTTTGCTACAACTCTTTGTCTTGGGTTCTGTACACTAGCTATTTCTCTTGATGGAATTCGGTGGGCAACGGAAAGAGATTGTTCTGGTCCAACTATTCCTAGACTAGTTTTGATGTAATTtgctatttttcttatattttgcaTTCTAACAGGATATTTTTAATATACATTATCTTAATGTTTGTATTTTTAacacttttttaataaaataaatattaaaattatacatgaattttgattcaatgtgtaatgttatacatgaattttgattttgtgtgattttatacataaaaattaaaaaaaattataattaaatgacTATTGTGTAGTTTATCTAAGTATTAAATGTGACATAATCTcgtaaattatattaaattattaagagTAAATTACATCaacaatcactcaacttttaaaaaataataaatcggCAACTAATATTATCGAAAAGTGATAAACTAATCACTCATTCACATTTTTCGTTACAAACTTAACAGGACAGGAAACATGGTAGTTAACTAGATGACGTGGCCAGTTAACTTGCTACGTTAGACACTTTCATGTCATCCCTTTTACACGCCACtattaaacaacaaaaacaaaaagagaaagggAGGCTTTTTCACTATTTTTCTTCATCCTTCTCGGATTTTGAAGTCTTGTTCAAAGCTTTGAGGTCTTAATCTCATGATTTTCAAGGCCTATTGAGAAATCTAAAGTGAGATTTGAAAAGAGACAAAGATGATTCATTTGGTAATGACGGTTCGTCAGAGAAGGCATAAACGACGGCAACTAGagttaaggaaaaaaaaagagacaagaataagagaagaaaaaaaaggaacaGGGATTCAACAAAGTTGCCTGGGGCACAAAGATTCAAAGGGACAACAACGAACTGGGTGGTGGCTCCACCTTGGAGGAACAAAACATCCATAGActatttcttctcttctttttctctttttcttcttctattgCCCAACTAGAGCTCTTAAATAGGGTTGTTTAAATGTCAGCTAACCCTCCAACTGATCGGTTAATGACAGCAAAGAGACAGTTAAATGCCATGTCACTTTTTCATCACGATTGTAACAGAAAATACATGGTAggactgatttgttattttttgaaagttaaatgactattttatcATTGAGATCAAAGTTAAGTGACTGTTCGAATAATTTATCCTAATATTAAATATGCGAATAAGATATTAGTGCGCCAAGTCTTTATCCACGATCCTTTCATTTTCCAACCAACTTATGAAAAATTTCCTACTCTCACTGTGTTTCTGTTTCTCTCCAACTTTCTGGCGATCCAAACAAACTAATTAAGGCCCCGCTTCATTACAGAACCCGCCTTTCTCACCATTTTCCAAACATTCATTTTCccttcatttttctctctttctttccgCGGTGTCTGCCTTTCCCCAACGGTACGATCTTTCGTTTTCGTTTCCCTTTTTGATGCGTTAGATCTGTTATTTGCTTTCTTCATTCATTTCAGTTCTGCAGTGAATCACTGCCTTTTTCTTAGATCTATCGTCTAATTCTATCATTTTTTTGTCCCTTTACCTTATATGGATGTCTCTTCATTGATTTTTTCTGGTGAGATTTTTAGTGTTAAAACAGTTCAATGTGGTTCgctttgcttttatttttcttgtttgttAATTAAGGAattctaaataaattaatttagttcaattaactctaataattttctcctttctttttcaatcttgtttatttattaatatagaaTGTTACAATAtcgggaaaaaaataaaaggaaatctAGTAATTTTATGTAAATTCTTTTTCTGCATTAATTGTGTACATAAGTTGATCCAGACAGGTAAAACAAATATTATTGTATAACTCAAAAATAAACAATTGGAGTTGAGTTGATTTCGTGTTTAGCCATCATCGTCACAAAAATCATTAGCTGGTCTGagttagaggtgctcatgggccgggccgggttcgggccgtGCCCggaaaaaaatttcggcccggcccgaaatatgggcttagaATTTTGCCCAGGCCTGGCTCGGGAAAAAATTCATAGGCCCGGGAAAAAAATTTATAAGCCCGGCCCGGcctcttttttaaataaataccaaaaatttattttaaaaattaaaacaaaaataaaaaaatttattttaaaaatatttaaaaattaaaaaattaaaagtatttttaaaatatttttaaaattaaaaaaatttaaaaaaagtatttaaaaattttaaaaaataaaataaaaataaaaaattattgtatttGGACCGGGCCGGGCCAAAAAGGTGGTGCCCGAGGCTTGGCCCGTTTTTTaatcgggcctcatttttttgcccaagcccatattttagacctatatttttacccaaaccctcccatatttcgagcgggccgtcgggccagaccgggccgcccggcccatgagcacctctagtctGAGTTACAAACTcgtatttttattatattcatgTTATTTATAGGAGTGTCTTTTCAGCATGTCTTTGTACACTTTTACTAGCAtttttatttgtgatttcaatagatttgttgtttttcgggttttttctTCCTTATTTGTTGATATTATTTTTGTAGAATTTGTTGCTAACATTTTTGGAAACTCTTGGACAACCTATCAACATGGATGGATTACTTGAAGAACGTTGAGTGATATATGTAAGGGTTATCACTTTCGAAAAGATATAAGATGGCTCCAACTAATAAGGCTGAAAGAAAAGCAGTTGTAGATGTGGCTGCTTGGATGTTCAATGTTGTCACTTCTGTTGGAGTTATTATTGTCAATAAAGCCTTAATGGCTACATACGGTTTCAGTTACGGTAAATTCCTTTTACGCTCTTTTTAATTGCTCTCTCTCCCCCCCCCCCGCCCGGTATCTTCTTTTACGCTACAAACAGTTATGTTGTGGCTGGTAATAGTTCAAATGAATTTGGAATTCTCTGTCAAATTCTCTAATCTTTAAGACAAATGTATGGAATCATAGTGGTGAGCTGCTGTGAATCTGCACTTGAAATGAAAACGGATGAGAATAGTTTACTAAAGTTAAGTGATGGTTTAACAGTTGTGAACATTATGGTGGAATGGTTCTAAAAGTTTGAAAATTGAGATCGTGGAGTAGTAAGGCTGCAGAGCAGATGAGCGATCTTACAAAAAAAGAACTGTAGGATTGGCCTCATCATACAAAGAAATGAGCATGAGGTTCAAGCTTAGAATATGTTGGTGTAGGTTTGTGGGGGTCGTAGCTTATAAAAGGTGGAGATGGTGAGTAGCTTGGGCTATGATGACCTTCCCCACAGACACCTCCATTTAATCTGTTCTAGAAGGAGAGGAAATGGATCGAAGTAGTGGAAAATAATTCAAAACCAAAAACAATGTTATCACGGTTGCGATGAAGAGGAAACTTCGACTTGGTAGTAGCTTCGGATTAAGCGTAGGATGATTGTGATGCTGGTATAATAATCATCTGCAAGTAAATAAGCTAAAGATTTCCTGGATTTTGTTACTTCATGAGTATTCTAATTATTCTAACTGCAATAAGGATGTAATAAACTGTCATTAATTCCATTGTATTTGATTGAAAATTGTTCCAGCCACAACATTAACAGGTTTGCATTTTGCTACCACTACCCAGATGACAGCTGCTCTAAGATGGTTTGGATTCATTCAATCTTCTCATCTCCCCTTGTCAGAGCTTTTGAGATTTATTTTGTTTGCTAACTTCTCTATAGTTGGAATGAATGTTAGCCTGATGTGGAACTCTGTGGGATTTTATCAGGTAAAATTTtagcatttgataaattttacgAGTTGTGTTTCTCGTATGATCTGGAAATAACAGATTCTCTAATTAAATGACAGATTGCTAAACTGAGTATGATTCCTGTATCCTGCTTTTTGGAGGTTGTGATGGACAAGATTCGGTACTCAAGAGATACAAAGTTGAGCATAGCTGTTGTTCTTCTGGGAGTTGGTGTTTGTACTGTCACTGATTTGAGCGTTAATACCCAAGGTTTCATAGCTGCCTTTATTGCAGTTTGGAGTACTTCTCTGCAACAGTATGTAAGTTAGTAATTCCTCTGCAT
The genomic region above belongs to Gossypium hirsutum isolate 1008001.06 chromosome D05, Gossypium_hirsutum_v2.1, whole genome shotgun sequence and contains:
- the LOC121217872 gene encoding UDP-rhamnose/UDP-galactose transporter 6 isoform X2, with translation MAPTNKAERKAVVDVAAWMFNVVTSVGVIIVNKALMATYGFSYATTLTGLHFATTTQMTAALRWFGFIQSSHLPLSELLRFILFANFSIVGMNVSLMWNSVGFYQIAKLSMIPVSCFLEVVMDKIRYSRDTKLSIAVVLLGVGVCTVTDLSVNTQGFIAAFIAVWSTSLQQYYVLHLQRRYNLSSFNLLGHTAPAQAATLLLLGPFLDYWLTNKRVDTYNYNLVSLVQFCSFQFGSAASFAAACSCYFPQDVHNSFMYYSSRNKPQPVHLHRQIYCSVLSSTRAYEDNPCVDHGILFLWERGSQPACGSRHDHSCGRNDLVWKRFI
- the LOC121217872 gene encoding UDP-rhamnose/UDP-galactose transporter 6 isoform X1, with the translated sequence MAPTNKAERKAVVDVAAWMFNVVTSVGVIIVNKALMATYGFSYATTLTGLHFATTTQMTAALRWFGFIQSSHLPLSELLRFILFANFSIVGMNVSLMWNSVGFYQIAKLSMIPVSCFLEVVMDKIRYSRDTKLSIAVVLLGVGVCTVTDLSVNTQGFIAAFIAVWSTSLQQYYVLHLQRRYNLSSFNLLGHTAPAQAATLLLLGPFLDYWLTNKRVDTYNYNLVSLMFIILSCTIAVGTNLSQFICIGRFTAVSFQVLGHMKTILVLIMGFFFFGKEGLNLHVVLGMIIAVAGMIWYGNASSKPGGKERRSLSVPTSRQQKHASFSDSNEHDGSV